Proteins found in one Odontesthes bonariensis isolate fOdoBon6 chromosome 11, fOdoBon6.hap1, whole genome shotgun sequence genomic segment:
- the s100b gene encoding protein S100-B — MTDLETSMATIIAVFQKYSEREGDKHKLKKSELKDLLNDELPDLIAHVKDQAALDSMMEALDNDGDSECNFQEFMTFVSMVTICCHVFFEEDE; from the exons ATGACGGACCTGGAGACCTCGATGGCGACCATCATCGCGGTGTTTCAGAAGTATTcggagagagaaggagacaaGCACAAGCTGAAGAAGAGCGAGCTGAAGGATCTGCTTAACGACGAGCTGCCGGACCTGATCGCG caCGTCAAAGACCAGGCCGCGCTGGACAGCATGATGGAGGCCCTGGACAACGACGGCGACTCCGAGTGCAACTTCCAGGAGTTCATGACATTCGTCTCTATGGTTACCATCTGTTGTCACGTGTTCTTTGAAGAAGACgagtga